From Watersipora subatra chromosome 2, tzWatSuba1.1, whole genome shotgun sequence, one genomic window encodes:
- the LOC137388017 gene encoding collagen triple helix repeat-containing protein 1-like, translating into MAADGKIYRLPQMNVATFSAFDLHVDTDEGLVWDLGNYHKVYTNSGLRLSLSSDARIFTSSEECCKFTFAINNVECSTPGPIEGIVSVNVYINLHRPILIEGICEEIPAGDVNLSVHVGKCKDQLSVGDCFFGWESSIHAMASEVYAEREIISF; encoded by the exons ATGGCAGCAGATGGCAAAATATACAGACTTCCTCAGATGAATGTTGCTACATTTAGTGCATTTGATTTGCATGTCGATACTGATGAAGGTTTAGTTTGG GATCTTGGAAATTATCATAAAGTCTACACAAACAGTGGTTTGAGACTATCATTGAGCAGTGATGCTCGAATATTCACAAGCTCAGAAGAATGTTGCAAGTTCACCTTTGCAATCAACAATGTTGAATGTAGCACTCCAGGGCCTATTGAAGGGATTGTCTCTGTCAACGTTTATATCAACCTGCATAGACCGATACTGA TTGAAGGAATATGTGAAGAAATTCCTGCTGGAGATGTCAACTTATCCGTACACGTTGGGAAATGTAAAGACCAACTTTCTGTTGGTGATTGCTTTTTTGGGTGGGAAAGCTCTATTCATGCGATGGCATCTGAGGTGTATGCGGAGAGAGAAATTATATCATTTTGA